Proteins from one Petrotoga miotherma DSM 10691 genomic window:
- a CDS encoding flagellar hook protein FlgE: MLRSMYSGITGLRNFQDQLDIVANNIANVNTVGYKGSRATFQTTLFQTLSAGNAPQNQLGGTNPMQIGLGSQLASIDKLMTQGSPMSTGKATDLMIQGEGFFILSDGTGQYYTRAGNFTRDYNGFFVDPASGMKLQGWTAKIDQEGNRVIDTNDPIGDIQVSSGQVMAAKQTSFVRLAHNLNAGAGIQDTTIVVKSTTGENIPVKFSFKRDMSEENKDKNVYNWTASVVGSDYNFALYDSSGDPLTPTTQISGKVELDDTGNVISWINYDEDGDPLAENKISIYDINGEIVDTNGDPVTVTTSGTPATLTGSIRVTDTAGETVYYDPQNIDIEFDASGDPTISLNIEGTLVSFNGAPTGNTVAEFNELLSDGITQGNYTLTGLRLTSSDTDIINASQSFADLQSVREMIQPPSGGEIRFTDLNNPTNFSEANYISPSVTTSTVVYDSLGNPYNVYLKFTKIDANTWYWKAELEDGTPLYKSTADGQLLDDSAEGVIAFDANGNIAATQWKINDDGTIDQTIGDGDDGATGFWFDPAELGAALDPSVDPQSAAGAGPVNVSINFQELSQFFAENSIAVTEQDGNAQGTLESFAINTNGQIIGSFTNGLTAPLGQVALATFNNPEGLSATGNSMYALSSNSGLPQIGVSGVGGRGSINPGALEMSNVDLAEEFTNMIIAQRGFQANSRSITTADAILNELVNIKR, encoded by the coding sequence ATGCTCAGATCAATGTACTCTGGAATCACAGGTTTAAGGAACTTTCAGGATCAACTCGACATAGTTGCAAACAATATCGCTAACGTTAATACCGTAGGTTACAAAGGTTCAAGGGCGACATTTCAGACGACTCTTTTTCAAACATTAAGTGCCGGGAACGCACCACAAAACCAACTGGGTGGAACAAATCCTATGCAAATTGGGTTAGGTTCTCAATTAGCTTCTATAGACAAATTAATGACACAAGGTTCTCCTATGTCTACAGGTAAAGCCACCGATCTTATGATCCAAGGGGAAGGTTTTTTTATACTCTCAGATGGAACAGGTCAATACTACACACGTGCTGGCAACTTCACTAGAGATTACAACGGATTCTTTGTAGATCCTGCATCTGGTATGAAATTACAAGGTTGGACAGCAAAAATCGATCAAGAAGGAAATAGAGTCATTGACACCAACGATCCTATAGGAGATATCCAAGTATCTAGTGGACAAGTAATGGCGGCAAAACAAACCTCCTTTGTAAGACTTGCACATAATTTAAACGCAGGTGCGGGTATTCAGGACACAACAATTGTGGTTAAGAGTACCACAGGTGAAAATATACCTGTCAAATTCTCTTTCAAAAGGGATATGAGCGAAGAAAACAAAGATAAAAATGTTTATAATTGGACTGCAAGCGTAGTTGGTTCTGATTATAATTTTGCACTCTACGATAGTTCTGGTGACCCTCTTACTCCAACTACCCAAATTAGTGGAAAAGTAGAGCTTGACGATACAGGAAATGTAATTAGTTGGATTAATTACGATGAAGACGGAGATCCTTTAGCAGAAAATAAGATTTCTATATACGACATAAACGGTGAAATAGTGGATACTAACGGTGATCCTGTTACTGTAACTACATCTGGTACCCCTGCAACCCTTACAGGAAGCATTAGAGTTACAGATACGGCGGGGGAAACGGTTTATTATGATCCGCAAAATATTGATATTGAATTTGATGCTTCCGGAGATCCAACAATAAGTTTGAATATCGAAGGTACACTAGTAAGTTTTAACGGAGCTCCGACTGGAAATACAGTTGCTGAATTCAACGAATTACTGTCAGACGGAATTACGCAGGGAAATTATACCCTCACAGGGTTACGTTTAACCAGTTCTGATACTGATATTATCAATGCTTCTCAGTCTTTTGCAGACTTACAATCTGTCAGAGAGATGATTCAACCACCTTCAGGAGGAGAGATTAGATTCACCGATCTCAACAACCCCACCAACTTTTCAGAAGCCAACTATATCAGTCCATCTGTAACCACATCGACAGTAGTATACGATTCTCTAGGTAACCCTTATAATGTCTATTTAAAATTTACAAAAATAGATGCTAACACTTGGTATTGGAAGGCAGAGTTAGAAGATGGCACCCCTTTGTATAAAAGTACCGCTGATGGTCAATTACTCGATGATTCCGCCGAAGGAGTAATAGCCTTCGACGCAAACGGCAACATAGCCGCAACTCAATGGAAAATCAACGATGACGGTACCATAGATCAAACTATCGGAGATGGTGACGATGGAGCAACGGGTTTCTGGTTCGACCCAGCTGAGCTGGGAGCTGCTTTAGATCCAAGCGTGGACCCTCAATCAGCAGCTGGTGCAGGCCCTGTTAACGTTTCGATTAATTTTCAAGAACTTTCTCAATTTTTTGCAGAAAATTCCATAGCGGTTACCGAACAAGATGGAAACGCTCAAGGAACCTTAGAATCTTTTGCTATAAACACCAATGGACAGATTATAGGATCTTTCACAAACGGTTTAACCGCCCCCTTGGGGCAAGTAGCTTTAGCCACTTTTAACAATCCTGAAGGTTTATCAGCTACGGGTAACTCTATGTACGCTTTGAGCTCAAACAGTGGACTTCCACAAATAGGTGTCTCTGGTGTTGGAGGAAGGGGAAGTATTAATCCAGGGGCTTTAGAAATGTCGAATGTGGATTTAGCGGAAGAATTCACCAACATGATCATAGCTCAAAGAGGATTCCAAGCAAATTCAAGAAGTATAACTACCGCAGATGCGATCCTTAACGAACTTGTAAACATCAAGAGATAA
- a CDS encoding flagellar hook assembly protein FlgD — MLNSVSMDSIYQSTYDAKKDREIKKELDKEAFLELLVTELQNQDPTQPMENKDLVAQLSQLSSTEQITNMSQAIQEMVNSQMSLNKLQAASLIGKTVVVNDNTIVLQSGVAEGLNYGLDNSSQVYLEIYDSKGQVVYTEDLGVQEAGLHSYVWSGRNNDGTMMPDGEYLYGIYTVENGQMVSNSGVKSGTVEAVKFLDNELYLLINGEMYPYSVVNEISA; from the coding sequence ATGCTTAACTCAGTATCGATGGATTCTATATATCAAAGTACATATGATGCAAAAAAGGACAGAGAAATCAAAAAAGAATTAGACAAAGAAGCTTTTTTAGAACTGCTGGTTACAGAATTACAAAACCAGGATCCGACTCAACCGATGGAGAACAAAGATCTTGTAGCTCAGCTTTCTCAACTATCTTCCACTGAACAAATAACCAATATGAGCCAGGCAATTCAAGAAATGGTTAACTCCCAAATGTCGCTCAATAAATTGCAAGCTGCAAGCTTGATAGGAAAAACCGTTGTGGTGAATGACAACACGATTGTCTTGCAAAGTGGGGTAGCAGAAGGATTAAACTATGGATTAGACAACAGCTCCCAAGTATATTTAGAGATTTATGATTCAAAGGGACAAGTAGTTTACACAGAAGATTTGGGTGTGCAGGAAGCAGGGTTACACTCATATGTTTGGAGCGGAAGAAACAACGATGGAACTATGATGCCTGATGGAGAATATCTCTATGGGATTTACACCGTAGAAAATGGCCAAATGGTTTCAAACTCTGGTGTAAAAAGTGGAACTGTCGAAGCGGTGAAGTTCTTAGACAACGAACTTTACCTACTTATCAACGGTGAAATGTATCCTTATTCGGTAGTAAATGAGATTAGCGCCTAA
- a CDS encoding flagellar FlbD family protein, with amino-acid sequence MIKLTKLNDEEFYINPYQIEKIECHPDTTITMMNGHVYVVKESIEEVKKKVVELNKEIFGK; translated from the coding sequence ATGATTAAACTCACAAAATTGAACGATGAAGAATTTTATATAAACCCTTATCAAATTGAAAAGATAGAGTGTCATCCTGATACGACCATAACGATGATGAACGGTCATGTTTACGTCGTTAAAGAAAGTATTGAAGAAGTTAAGAAAAAAGTGGTAGAATTAAATAAGGAAATTTTTGGCAAATAA